The Streptomyces sp. NBC_01244 genome contains a region encoding:
- a CDS encoding serine/threonine-protein kinase codes for MSSAPSAGIFQPLKADDPEVVGGYRLAAVLGAGGMGKVYLSYTPGGRPIAIKVIRSEFSEDPEFRRRFQQEVRSAERVQGLYTAPVIDSDTEGSQPWLATAYVPGPSLAHAVAHHGALPPRSVLLLAVGVAEALTVIHGAGIVHRDLKPANVLLASDGPRVIDFGIARAADSTALTSTGVSVGTPAFMAPEQASAGTISPATDVFALGQIAAFAAIGSSVYGDGPSHAVLYRIVHEDPDLSGLPEELRPLVTRCLSRDPADRPALTEVIALCHAAAGTEPLRQGEDWLPRAVAGSITERVQLLPAPAPTPPPKPVTPIPTEVSAQPPAPSAAPGYAPTGLAAAPTQAAPAQAAPAQAAPAQPGPVPPGPATVPPGYGTPPPYAQPQHQQPSYAQPTYPQPVHPQPSRPQPSYAQPSYAQPSYAQPGWGQAPYPPAPTRPKRTGLIVTLSVVGAVIGLAVLGSLLPDDSKKNGAAGSPGSGSGSTASASASPGGSGKRADPKPVSYQRIEMPENHQVMFADNPPRPAETKSGVLYGSGDLFYYRDTLFGDERFGTDNGKLVLLNNSEKGSLETCRTVTRFTEKLGLDELTDGSQVCVLSKAGHIAVATFRGRTGDKESTRYLTVDLTIWRNAQDAEKD; via the coding sequence ATGAGCAGCGCACCTTCGGCAGGCATCTTCCAACCGCTCAAGGCGGACGATCCCGAAGTCGTGGGCGGTTACCGGCTCGCGGCGGTGCTCGGTGCGGGCGGCATGGGCAAGGTGTACCTCTCGTACACGCCGGGCGGCCGGCCCATCGCCATCAAGGTGATCCGGTCGGAGTTCAGCGAAGACCCGGAGTTCCGGCGGCGCTTCCAGCAGGAGGTACGGTCCGCGGAACGGGTCCAGGGGCTCTACACCGCTCCGGTCATCGACTCGGACACCGAGGGCTCCCAGCCCTGGCTGGCCACGGCCTACGTGCCCGGCCCCTCCCTCGCGCACGCCGTGGCCCACCACGGCGCACTCCCTCCGCGCAGCGTGCTGCTGCTGGCCGTCGGGGTCGCCGAGGCCCTGACCGTCATCCACGGCGCGGGCATCGTCCACCGCGACCTGAAGCCCGCCAACGTCCTCCTCGCCTCCGACGGCCCGCGCGTCATCGACTTCGGCATCGCCCGCGCGGCCGACAGCACCGCGCTGACCAGCACCGGCGTCAGCGTCGGCACCCCGGCGTTCATGGCGCCCGAACAGGCCTCGGCGGGCACGATCAGCCCGGCCACCGACGTGTTCGCCCTCGGCCAGATCGCGGCCTTCGCGGCGATCGGGTCCTCCGTCTACGGGGACGGGCCCTCGCACGCCGTGCTCTACCGGATCGTGCACGAGGACCCCGATCTCAGCGGGCTGCCCGAGGAGCTGCGGCCGCTGGTGACCCGCTGCCTCAGCCGCGACCCGGCCGACCGCCCGGCGCTGACCGAGGTCATCGCGCTGTGCCACGCCGCCGCGGGCACCGAGCCGCTGCGCCAGGGCGAGGACTGGCTGCCGCGCGCGGTCGCCGGTTCCATCACCGAGCGGGTGCAGCTGCTGCCCGCCCCGGCCCCCACCCCGCCTCCGAAGCCGGTCACACCGATTCCGACCGAGGTCTCCGCGCAGCCTCCGGCACCCTCCGCCGCGCCCGGGTACGCGCCCACCGGCCTGGCCGCCGCCCCGACGCAGGCCGCTCCGGCGCAGGCCGCTCCGGCGCAGGCCGCTCCGGCGCAGCCCGGGCCGGTGCCGCCCGGGCCGGCGACGGTGCCGCCCGGCTACGGGACGCCGCCGCCGTACGCGCAGCCTCAGCACCAGCAGCCTTCGTACGCGCAGCCCACGTACCCGCAGCCCGTGCACCCGCAGCCCTCGCGCCCGCAGCCTTCGTACGCCCAGCCCTCGTACGCGCAGCCCTCGTACGCGCAGCCCGGGTGGGGGCAGGCTCCGTACCCGCCCGCGCCGACCCGCCCCAAGCGGACCGGGCTGATCGTCACGCTGTCCGTCGTGGGTGCGGTCATCGGGCTCGCCGTCCTCGGGTCCCTGCTGCCGGACGACTCCAAGAAGAACGGTGCGGCCGGATCACCCGGCAGCGGCAGCGGCAGCACGGCGAGCGCGAGCGCCTCGCCGGGCGGGTCCGGCAAGCGCGCCGACCCGAAGCCGGTCTCGTACCAGCGCATCGAGATGCCCGAGAACCACCAGGTGATGTTCGCCGACAATCCGCCGCGCCCCGCCGAGACCAAGAGCGGCGTGCTCTACGGAAGCGGGGACCTCTTCTACTACCGGGACACCCTGTTCGGGGACGAGAGGTTCGGCACCGACAACGGCAAGCTCGTCCTGCTGAACAACTCCGAGAAGGGTTCCCTGGAGACCTGCCGCACGGTGACGCGCTTCACCGAGAAGCTCGGCCTCGACGAGCTCACGGACGGTTCTCAGGTCTGCGTGCTGAGCAAGGCCGGGCACATCGCCGTGGCGACCTTCCGCGGCAGGACGGGCGACAAGGAGTCGACCCGGTACCTCACCGTCGACCTCACGATCTGGCGCAACGCCCAGGACGCGGAGAAGGACTGA
- a CDS encoding M14 family metallopeptidase, with translation MRLHHRRRAAVTAALLALALGAPAYGMSATAAPPPAPSTATQDESIAQYEIQGPSTATERTALLRTGVSIDEVDARSVVVSADPMQAKKLRTLGYELTALPGPPDRSDGRDIAAGINDFPSKDALYHNYAEASAEIDQRVAQYPSIISKRVIGKSYQGRDLVAIKISDNVATDEAEPEVLFTAHQHAREHLTVEMALYLLKEFGSKYGTDSRVTNMVNNREIWIIPDLNPDGGEYDIASGSYRSWRKNRQPNAGSSYVGTDENRNWNYKFGCCGGSSSSKSSETYRGPAAESAPEVKAVSDFVRSRVVGGKQQIKAAIDFHTYSELVLWPYGWTYNDTAPGLTADDLAVFKKIGTSMAASNGYTPEQSSDLYITDGTIDDWLWGDQKIFGYTFEMYPASSGGGGFYPPDEVIERETALNKDAVLQLLENADCMYRSIGKQAQYCP, from the coding sequence ATGCGGCTCCACCACCGCCGAAGGGCCGCCGTCACGGCGGCCCTTCTCGCGCTCGCGCTCGGCGCACCCGCCTACGGCATGAGCGCGACGGCAGCCCCGCCACCCGCCCCGTCGACCGCCACCCAGGACGAGTCGATCGCCCAGTACGAGATCCAGGGCCCGTCCACGGCGACGGAACGCACCGCCCTGCTCCGTACCGGCGTCTCCATCGACGAGGTGGACGCCCGCTCGGTCGTCGTCAGCGCCGACCCGATGCAGGCCAAGAAGCTGCGCACACTCGGCTACGAGCTGACCGCGCTGCCCGGACCGCCGGACCGCTCCGACGGGCGCGACATCGCCGCCGGGATCAACGACTTCCCGTCGAAGGACGCGCTTTACCACAACTACGCCGAGGCGAGCGCGGAGATCGACCAGCGCGTCGCCCAGTACCCCTCGATCATCAGCAAGCGGGTCATCGGGAAGTCCTACCAGGGCCGGGACCTCGTCGCGATCAAGATCAGCGACAACGTCGCGACCGACGAGGCCGAGCCCGAGGTGCTCTTCACCGCGCACCAGCACGCCCGTGAGCACCTGACCGTCGAGATGGCCCTGTACCTGCTCAAGGAGTTCGGCTCCAAGTACGGGACGGACTCGCGCGTGACCAACATGGTCAACAACCGCGAGATCTGGATCATCCCCGACCTGAACCCGGACGGCGGCGAGTACGACATCGCCTCCGGCTCGTACCGCTCCTGGCGCAAGAACCGGCAGCCCAACGCCGGCTCCTCCTACGTCGGCACGGACGAGAACCGCAACTGGAACTACAAGTTCGGCTGCTGCGGCGGTTCCAGCAGCAGCAAGAGCTCCGAGACCTACCGGGGCCCGGCCGCCGAGTCGGCGCCCGAGGTGAAGGCGGTCTCCGACTTCGTGCGCAGCCGCGTGGTCGGCGGCAAGCAGCAGATCAAGGCCGCCATCGACTTCCACACGTACAGCGAGCTCGTGCTGTGGCCGTACGGGTGGACGTACAACGACACGGCGCCCGGCCTGACCGCCGACGACCTGGCCGTGTTCAAGAAGATCGGCACCAGCATGGCGGCCAGCAACGGCTACACGCCGGAGCAGTCGAGCGACCTGTACATCACCGACGGGACGATCGACGACTGGCTGTGGGGCGACCAGAAGATCTTCGGCTACACCTTCGAGATGTACCCGGCCAGCTCGGGCGGCGGCGGCTTCTACCCGCCGGACGAGGTCATCGAACGCGAGACGGCGCTCAACAAGGATGCGGTGCTGCAGCTCCTGGAGAACGCGGACTGCATGTACCGGTCGATCGGCAAGCAGGCGCAGTACTGCCCGTAG
- a CDS encoding chitinase, with the protein MTRPHFPTPPTGAHVNRIRSLAIPLAVTLAAAGLTALASGTAQAADVNVVRNGGFESGLANWTCTSGSGAVVSSPVFAGAGALKATPAGQDNARCSQVVTVKPGSTYTLSEQVNGSYVYLGATGTGTQDVSTWTPGTGGGFQKLSTTFTTGPSTTQVTVYTHGWYGQPGFVVDEFSVFGPDGGGGTDPSPTIPGAPAGSAVSGQSSSGLTLSWNTVSGATGYYVYQDGVRVQTVTSGTSAQITGLAASTTYSFQVSAYNAAGEGAKGAAVPGTTTGGGGNPNPAVPKHAVTGYWQNFDNGATVQKISDVSAQYDIIAVSFADATSTPGGITFNLDSAGLGGYTVPQFKADIAAKKAAGKSVILSIGGEKGTISVNDSASATNLANSAYALMQEYGFTGIDIDLENGLNPTYMTQALRALAAKAGPSLVLTMAPQTIDMQSTQGGYFKTALAVKDILTVVNMQYYNSGAMLGCDGKVYSQGSVDFLTALACIQLEGGLDPSQVGIGVPASPSGAGSGYVSPAIVNNALDCLARGTACGSFKPSKTYPGLRGAMTWSTNWDAKAGSAWSNAVGPKVHGLP; encoded by the coding sequence ATGACGCGTCCTCACTTCCCCACTCCCCCCACCGGAGCCCACGTGAACCGCATACGCTCCCTCGCCATCCCGCTCGCCGTGACCCTCGCCGCCGCCGGGCTCACCGCCCTGGCCTCCGGCACCGCCCAGGCCGCCGACGTCAACGTCGTCCGCAACGGCGGCTTCGAGTCCGGCCTCGCCAACTGGACGTGCACCTCCGGCAGCGGCGCCGTCGTCTCCTCCCCCGTCTTCGCGGGGGCCGGCGCCCTCAAGGCCACCCCGGCGGGCCAGGACAACGCCCGGTGCAGCCAGGTCGTCACCGTCAAGCCCGGTTCGACCTACACGCTGAGCGAGCAGGTCAACGGCTCGTACGTGTACCTCGGCGCGACCGGGACCGGCACCCAGGACGTCTCCACCTGGACCCCCGGCACCGGCGGCGGCTTCCAGAAGCTGTCCACCACCTTCACCACCGGACCGAGCACCACCCAGGTCACCGTCTACACCCACGGCTGGTACGGCCAGCCGGGCTTCGTGGTCGACGAGTTCAGCGTCTTCGGCCCCGACGGCGGAGGCGGCACCGACCCCTCGCCGACCATCCCCGGCGCCCCGGCCGGCAGTGCCGTTTCCGGCCAGAGCTCCAGCGGGCTCACCCTTTCGTGGAACACGGTCAGCGGAGCCACCGGCTATTACGTGTATCAGGACGGCGTCCGCGTCCAGACCGTGACCTCGGGCACCTCCGCGCAGATCACCGGGCTCGCCGCGTCGACCACGTACTCCTTCCAGGTGAGCGCGTACAACGCGGCCGGCGAGGGCGCCAAGGGCGCGGCCGTCCCCGGCACCACCACCGGCGGCGGCGGCAACCCGAACCCGGCGGTGCCCAAGCACGCGGTGACCGGCTACTGGCAGAACTTCGACAACGGCGCGACCGTCCAGAAGATCTCCGACGTCTCGGCGCAGTACGACATCATCGCCGTCTCCTTCGCCGACGCCACGAGCACGCCCGGCGGCATCACCTTCAACCTCGACTCGGCCGGCCTCGGCGGCTACACGGTCCCCCAGTTCAAGGCGGACATCGCCGCGAAGAAGGCGGCCGGCAAGTCCGTCATCCTGTCCATCGGCGGCGAGAAGGGCACCATCTCGGTCAACGACTCGGCGTCCGCGACCAACCTCGCGAACTCCGCGTACGCGCTGATGCAGGAGTACGGCTTCACCGGGATCGACATCGACCTGGAGAACGGCCTGAACCCGACCTACATGACCCAGGCGCTGCGCGCGCTGGCGGCAAAGGCCGGGCCCTCGCTCGTCCTCACCATGGCCCCGCAGACCATCGACATGCAGTCCACGCAGGGCGGCTACTTCAAGACGGCGCTCGCGGTGAAGGACATCCTGACCGTCGTCAACATGCAGTACTACAACAGCGGCGCGATGCTCGGCTGTGACGGCAAGGTCTACTCCCAGGGCTCGGTGGACTTCCTCACCGCGCTGGCCTGCATCCAGTTGGAGGGCGGGCTCGACCCCTCGCAGGTGGGCATCGGGGTCCCGGCCTCCCCCAGCGGCGCGGGCAGCGGCTACGTCTCGCCGGCCATCGTGAACAACGCGCTGGACTGCCTGGCCAGGGGCACGGCCTGCGGGAGCTTCAAGCCGTCGAAGACCTACCCGGGACTGCGCGGCGCGATGACCTGGTCGACCAACTGGGACGCCAAGGCGGGTAGTGCTTGGTCCAACGCGGTGGGTCCGAAGGTCCACGGCCTGCCGTAG
- the cpaB gene encoding Flp pilus assembly protein CpaB — translation MNSRQRRGVILLILSVLCALAAFGGVLVVVGDVNSKVGNEVAAYRVKGDIAPYTPLAAGQFEQVTVPKRWLSETAVTDLAVLKDKLALTALKKGSLLQSDMFVDKPKLQAGEQEIAIMIDASTGVAGKITPGSKVNIIGTYKGKKPTDPDLSVVMVANARVINVGKLTALDTKDSDKKSPTDAVPITFALSTKDTQRVAYAESFAVHVRLALVAPGTDSAPNPGDHFYTLEGDR, via the coding sequence ATGAACTCACGCCAGCGCCGCGGCGTCATCCTGCTGATCCTGTCGGTCCTGTGCGCCCTCGCCGCCTTCGGCGGAGTCCTCGTGGTGGTGGGAGACGTCAACTCCAAGGTCGGCAACGAGGTCGCCGCCTACCGGGTGAAGGGCGACATAGCCCCGTACACCCCCCTGGCGGCCGGCCAGTTCGAGCAGGTCACGGTCCCGAAGCGATGGCTGTCCGAGACCGCCGTCACCGACCTGGCCGTACTCAAGGACAAGCTGGCGCTCACCGCCCTGAAGAAGGGCTCGCTCCTCCAGAGCGACATGTTCGTCGACAAGCCGAAGCTCCAGGCCGGGGAGCAGGAGATCGCGATCATGATCGACGCCTCGACGGGCGTGGCGGGCAAGATCACCCCTGGATCCAAGGTCAACATCATCGGCACCTACAAGGGCAAGAAGCCGACCGACCCCGACCTGTCCGTGGTCATGGTGGCCAACGCCCGCGTCATCAACGTCGGCAAGCTGACCGCCCTCGACACCAAGGACAGCGACAAGAAGAGCCCCACCGACGCCGTCCCGATCACCTTCGCCCTGTCCACCAAGGACACCCAGCGCGTCGCCTACGCCGAGTCCTTCGCGGTGCACGTACGCCTGGCTCTGGTGGCCCCCGGCACCGATTCGGCGCCCAACCCGGGCGATCACTTCTACACCCTCGAAGGGGACAGGTGA
- a CDS encoding TadE/TadG family type IV pilus assembly protein codes for MAIEFVGMLPFILLIVVAVWECVLIGYAYSLAGNAADEAARVGAVDGVGACQEAAAEHISEAWDMGTPNCYVSGKLFKAEVTLNLPVLLPGLNLDIDIVGTGGSPNEEE; via the coding sequence GTGGCGATCGAGTTCGTCGGCATGCTCCCCTTCATCCTGCTCATCGTGGTGGCGGTGTGGGAGTGCGTGCTCATCGGGTACGCGTACTCCCTGGCCGGGAACGCGGCGGACGAGGCGGCGCGGGTGGGTGCGGTGGACGGCGTCGGCGCGTGTCAGGAGGCCGCGGCGGAGCACATCTCCGAGGCGTGGGACATGGGCACCCCGAACTGCTACGTGTCGGGGAAGCTCTTCAAAGCCGAGGTCACGCTCAACCTCCCGGTCCTGCTTCCGGGTCTCAACCTCGACATCGACATCGTCGGCACGGGCGGCTCCCCGAATGAGGAGGAGTGA
- a CDS encoding TadE/TadG family type IV pilus assembly protein yields the protein MNRKPTIRDNHRDRGQVALEYIGFLPFLLLVGLGGIQLGWTAYVTQQAETAARTAARVEARNPGEGAAAGRASIRPSLGTAASTVVDVASLPDTVTATVTIMINSVVPGIDSRPVTRTAVMPNDDPR from the coding sequence ATGAACCGGAAGCCCACTATCCGCGACAACCATCGTGACCGGGGCCAAGTCGCCCTGGAGTACATCGGGTTCCTGCCCTTCCTGCTCCTGGTCGGGCTCGGCGGGATCCAGCTCGGCTGGACCGCGTACGTGACGCAGCAGGCCGAGACGGCCGCTCGTACGGCGGCGCGCGTGGAGGCGCGCAATCCGGGCGAGGGTGCGGCCGCCGGCAGGGCGTCGATCAGACCGAGTCTCGGCACGGCCGCGAGCACGGTCGTCGACGTGGCGTCGTTGCCTGACACGGTCACGGCGACCGTGACCATCATGATCAACTCGGTCGTGCCCGGGATCGACTCCCGCCCCGTCACCCGGACCGCCGTCATGCCCAACGACGATCCGAGGTGA
- a CDS encoding CpaF family protein → MSLRSRVNTPDDRHNPREDGRLVSSYRAKLLEEIDLAEMSALAPTERRARLERVLGHIISREGPVLSTAERAQLIRRVVDEALGLGVLEPLLEDPTISEIMVNGPDQIFVERSGRVEQLPLRFASHEQLMQTIERIVSTVNRRVDEANPMVDARLPSGERVNVIIPPLSLTGATLTIRRFPRAFTLHELIGVGSLDEQMVLLLSGLVTAKLNVIVSGATGTGKTTLLNALSGLIPEGERIITIEDSAELQLQQAHVIRLESRPANVEGKGEITIRDLVRNSLRMRPDRIIVGEVRGGETLDMLQAMSTGHDGSLATVHANSSVDALMRLQTLASMSEVEIPFEALQDQINSAVHVIVQLTRFGDGTRRITEISLLDSHGREPFRITTVCRFAAMPMGPDGRVHGRFEYYPLPRWLADRLYMNNQPIPQAFGVEPATVDPLTDPLTGPLPARITRTAL, encoded by the coding sequence ATGAGCCTGCGTTCCAGGGTGAACACCCCCGACGACCGCCACAACCCGCGCGAGGACGGCCGCCTGGTCTCCTCGTACCGCGCGAAGCTGCTGGAGGAGATCGACCTCGCCGAGATGTCCGCGCTCGCGCCGACTGAGCGCCGCGCGCGCCTGGAGCGCGTACTCGGCCACATCATCAGCCGCGAGGGGCCGGTCCTCTCCACCGCCGAGCGCGCCCAGCTCATCCGCCGCGTCGTGGACGAGGCCCTCGGCCTCGGTGTGCTCGAACCGCTCCTCGAAGACCCCACCATCTCCGAGATCATGGTCAACGGCCCCGACCAGATCTTCGTGGAGCGCTCCGGCCGCGTGGAGCAGCTCCCGCTCCGCTTCGCCTCGCACGAGCAGCTGATGCAGACCATCGAGCGCATCGTCTCCACGGTCAACCGCCGTGTGGACGAGGCGAATCCGATGGTCGACGCCCGCCTGCCCAGCGGCGAGCGCGTCAACGTGATCATCCCGCCGCTCTCGCTGACCGGCGCCACCCTCACGATCCGCCGCTTCCCCCGCGCCTTCACCCTGCACGAGTTGATCGGCGTCGGCTCCCTCGACGAGCAGATGGTCCTCCTGCTGTCGGGGCTCGTGACGGCGAAGCTGAACGTGATCGTCTCGGGCGCCACCGGCACCGGCAAGACCACCCTCCTCAACGCCCTCTCCGGTCTGATCCCGGAGGGCGAGCGCATCATCACCATCGAGGACTCCGCCGAGCTCCAGCTCCAGCAGGCGCACGTCATCCGCCTCGAATCCCGCCCGGCCAACGTGGAGGGCAAGGGCGAGATCACCATCCGCGACCTGGTCCGCAACTCCCTGCGCATGCGCCCCGACCGCATCATCGTCGGCGAGGTCCGCGGCGGCGAGACGCTCGACATGCTCCAGGCGATGTCCACCGGCCACGACGGTTCGCTCGCCACCGTGCACGCGAACAGTTCCGTCGACGCCCTGATGCGCCTGCAGACCCTCGCCTCGATGTCCGAGGTGGAGATCCCCTTCGAAGCCCTCCAGGACCAGATCAACAGCGCCGTCCACGTCATCGTCCAGCTCACCCGCTTCGGCGACGGCACGCGCCGCATCACCGAGATCTCGCTCCTCGACTCGCACGGCCGCGAGCCCTTCCGCATCACGACGGTCTGCCGCTTCGCGGCGATGCCCATGGGGCCCGACGGCCGCGTCCACGGCCGCTTCGAGTACTACCCGCTGCCGCGCTGGCTCGCGGACCGCCTCTACATGAACAACCAGCCGATCCCGCAGGCCTTCGGGGTCGAGCCGGCGACGGTCGACCCGCTCACGGACCCCCTCACCGGCCCCCTGCCCGCCCGCATCACCCGGACCGCCTTGTGA
- a CDS encoding type II secretion system F family protein: MNPLVLLTLGATLLACVLVVVGLHAYATGRAQRAALIERLSATGVPAPLGRRRRFQGADRRLRKTQLGRGIERKLAVTGLDLTVGEYFVYMLATVAGIWLVSASFLAPFFGPVAGLIALWGANAFLNWQRSRRTERFINQLPDLARILANATQAGLALRTAIGMAAEELEAPAGEELARVADRLAVGHSIEEALGEIEERLPSRELVVLVSTLVLSARAGGAIVGSLRNLTVTLEQRKETRREVRTQLSQVTATAYLVPVMGVGSLLLVDAMMPGALDRMTGSVLGQTLVLIALGLFALGFLAIRRLSKIDV, translated from the coding sequence GTGAACCCACTGGTCCTCCTCACCCTCGGCGCCACGCTGCTGGCCTGCGTCCTGGTGGTCGTCGGCCTCCACGCCTACGCCACGGGCCGCGCCCAGCGCGCCGCGCTCATCGAGCGCCTCTCGGCGACCGGCGTCCCCGCGCCCCTCGGCCGCAGGCGCCGCTTCCAGGGCGCGGACCGGCGCCTGCGCAAGACCCAGCTGGGGCGCGGCATCGAGCGCAAGCTCGCGGTGACCGGCCTGGACCTCACCGTGGGCGAGTACTTCGTCTACATGCTGGCCACGGTCGCCGGGATCTGGCTGGTCTCGGCCTCCTTCCTGGCCCCGTTCTTCGGCCCGGTGGCCGGGCTGATCGCCCTGTGGGGGGCCAACGCCTTCCTCAACTGGCAGCGGTCGCGCCGCACGGAGCGGTTCATCAACCAGCTCCCCGACCTGGCCCGGATCCTCGCCAACGCCACCCAGGCCGGCCTGGCCCTGCGGACGGCCATCGGCATGGCGGCCGAGGAGCTGGAGGCACCGGCCGGCGAGGAACTGGCGCGCGTCGCCGACCGGCTCGCGGTGGGCCACTCCATCGAGGAGGCCCTGGGCGAGATCGAAGAACGGCTGCCCTCCCGCGAGTTGGTCGTTCTGGTATCCACGCTCGTCCTGTCCGCCCGCGCGGGCGGCGCGATCGTCGGCAGCCTGCGCAACCTGACGGTGACGCTGGAGCAGCGCAAGGAGACCCGTAGAGAGGTCCGTACCCAGTTGTCCCAGGTCACGGCCACGGCCTACCTGGTGCCGGTGATGGGTGTCGGCTCGCTGCTCCTCGTCGACGCGATGATGCCGGGCGCGCTGGACCGGATGACCGGATCCGTCCTCGGCCAGACCCTCGTGCTGATCGCCCTCGGCCTCTTCGCGCTCGGGTTCCTCGCCATCCGCCGCTTGTCCAAGATCGACGTATGA
- a CDS encoding DUF5936 domain-containing protein produces the protein MALLLALAVGLSVFGVFQGVRLYRADTKLPSDLMLALEVGATRTTAVGSLIDRIGIRYAPLILRLMGPDRVARKRRQIDTAGNPSGLTIDRYAARRAVYAFLGGVGAFAMLINGQLILALLMVAFGLFWIEAGLWSAIRIRRDHIDRTLPDFLDVLAVVVSAGLGFRPALERVADKYEGPWSDEIRITLQQMTMGVSRRQAFDELRRRNDSEQVAQFVTALQQGEELGSPIVDTLIAIAEDMRRTDAQNARRRAAKAVPKATFVVTMFMLPGTMILLIGGFVYGADVDFGAMFGGG, from the coding sequence ATCGCGCTGCTCCTGGCCCTGGCCGTGGGCCTGTCGGTCTTCGGCGTGTTCCAGGGCGTCCGGCTCTACCGCGCCGACACCAAACTCCCGTCCGACCTGATGCTGGCCCTGGAGGTCGGTGCCACCCGCACGACGGCCGTCGGCTCGCTCATCGACCGGATCGGCATCCGCTACGCGCCGCTGATACTGCGCCTGATGGGCCCCGACCGGGTGGCGCGCAAACGCCGCCAGATCGACACGGCGGGCAACCCGTCCGGCCTGACCATCGACCGCTACGCCGCACGCCGTGCCGTCTACGCCTTCCTCGGCGGCGTCGGGGCCTTCGCCATGCTCATCAACGGCCAGCTGATCCTGGCCCTGTTGATGGTGGCCTTCGGCCTGTTCTGGATCGAGGCAGGCCTCTGGTCGGCGATCCGGATCCGCCGCGACCACATCGACCGGACCCTGCCGGACTTCCTGGACGTCCTCGCGGTGGTCGTCAGTGCCGGGCTCGGCTTCCGGCCCGCGCTGGAGCGGGTGGCGGACAAGTACGAGGGCCCGTGGTCCGACGAGATCCGGATCACGCTGCAACAGATGACCATGGGCGTCAGCCGCCGCCAGGCCTTCGACGAGCTGCGCCGGCGGAACGACTCCGAGCAGGTGGCGCAGTTCGTCACCGCCCTCCAGCAGGGCGAGGAACTGGGCTCCCCGATCGTCGACACCCTGATCGCCATCGCCGAGGACATGCGGCGCACGGACGCGCAGAACGCCCGCCGCAGGGCCGCCAAGGCCGTCCCGAAGGCCACTTTCGTCGTCACGATGTTCATGCTCCCCGGGACCATGATCCTTCTGATCGGCGGCTTCGTGTACGGAGCCGACGTCGACTTCGGCGCCATGTTCGGGGGCGGGTGA